The sequence GTACAACCCCGGATGTGTTTCTTCCAGAAGTCGGCGCAAATACCGGAAGTCGGCCTGCATATCGACGGGTTGTAGAACCTTGGTTTTTAAGGTATCAATACCCGGTTGAGCGCTGAGTGTGAACGAACACAGGACAATAAGAAAACCGAAAATGAGCTTCATTGTAGGTTGTTTTTTGACCAAAACAGCCTAAAACCGACGTGCTTATCTACTCAAATCCCGATTTGAGAGATGCTTTCTTCTGTTGGGCGACGTATTCACCCGGCGACATACCCGCAAGTTGCTTAAATGTTCGTTGAAAGGTAGCCTGCGAATTAAAACCGCACTCGAACGCAATGCCAGTCAGTGTAAGGTATTCGTAGGCCGGATCAGTTAGCCGCTGTTTCACTTCATTGACACGGTGTTCGTTAATAAAGCTGTTGAAATTTTTTCCTACGTGTTGGTTCAGTACAGCCGATATGATCTTGGGGTGTAATCGGGTATGCTGACCCAATTTTTCGACGGTCAACTCGGGATCTAAAAAAAGACGCTCTGTGTGCATGGCTGTCGACAGCAGACCGATTACCTGACTAATTGTTTCACCCGGTAAATCGGACGAACTGACTGATTTCGGGGGGAGTTTACTGATGGCCTCCGACCGGGTGTTCAGGTAACCTTTCAGCCCCAGCCAATAAATCAGGATAGCGATGGGAACATAAACCGGATACCAGCCTAACTGATCAAGCAACGGGCCTCGCCAGCCCGGTACGATATACGGGATCATGAACAATAGCCAGATTGACTGAAAGAGCAGAAAGGCGTTGATGAACTGACGAAGCCAGCGTAAACGCTGCTGGACGGTATCTGAATCCTGCGAAGGCGATGATTGGCGATTCAGCAGGCGTTTGGTCAGAAATAAGTAGATGGTGACCGAAATCCAGCGTGGAATATCGACATAGGTATTGTATTCGTCCATGACATACCCCCAGGTCGGTCCTTCTTTTTGAGGAAAGAAACCCAGGAGTAGACCGCCAATAAATACCCAACCCATCAGTGGCGCCCCCAGATCCAGAATAACTGAGTAAAAATGCCGTCGTTCCGATTTGCTCAATCGAAAAGCGGGGTCAAGAACCGATTTTGTATAGAAATAGATAAGTGGCCCGATGGGCATGGCCAGAAAGAAGGGGAGGATCTCTATGGCCAGGCTCAACCATCGACTGGAAACGGGTACACCCACCGCAAAGCTCATCAGCGATAGTGAAGCAATGAGTGTCGCCAGCAGTCGATTCGATAATTGACGACCCTTTCGGTTAACCCACAGGAGCGTTGCCAGAATAAATCCTTGAAGGGCACCCAGCAGTAAGATCAGGTCAAAGGGAGAAATAGTCATGCAGAAAAGGCCTATCGATACGGGCGCATTTCACTTGATATGCTGGCCTGCTATTTCTGGGAAAAGCCACTAATCCACAATCTTTACCCGAATTCGGTGTGGTGCGGGCTGGTTACCACCGAAATAAAGGCCGGTGCTGTAGGCAAATGATTTATCGTGCGTAAACGGAATGGGCGTACCACCGAGAATCTGATAAACCTTCCGGTCGTAATCAATCTTTATGGTCATCCGGGTGGGTTGGTTGATGGCGGTTTCGGCTATTTTAAAATCAATTCGTTTGCCTTCCACATACACATAAGCACCCAGATCGATACGGCTGGTTTTGGGATTCCATCGCCAGCCTACCCGTGCACCATCGACCTGATGGGGTGGTACACCATCGAGCGACTGATCTTTTGAGCCAACGAACCCTAAACCAATAACTTTGTTCCAGTCGTCGGCATCAACAGCCCCAATATCGTAAATACAGCTACTATCGAAGGTAACTTCAGCCGTTATCTGACCCGGACTGACTAGCAAACCTACCTTACGTTTGGGCATTGGCTCATGCTCACCTTCTTCAATAACAACCCAATCCGGATTTGATAGCAGAAAATCGGGCACGCATGCGCTCATGAACAGGCAAATACCCACAAGAAGTGCTTTAGCTGCGAGTGCCGAAGAGCGTACCGGTGAATCAAAACGAAGCATAACGATGAAACAGAAAGACGTAACTTTTGTGCAAATAACGCTATAAATAAACGAATCGGTATCCCGTTTGGTCAGTCGAAAATTATCGATCGGTATAATAATTTTTAGATTACCTAACTCTTAAAGATGAGTATATAAATGTATTTGCTTGATTTATAAGAGCCGTAGGTTAATGATAACATCACTTCATTAGGACTATTTGTAGGTATAAATGACAACCTTTTGTATTTTTCTGCATCCGTATCCAAACACATAACTTCCCGTTTATGCACCCGAATGAGCGCTTAGGCCGCTTACCTACTAATTGGACGTCCAACTACATTTATGCTGTTGTTTTCTCGTCGTTCTGTGTAATGATGGGCCTGTTGTGGGACATTATGTGGCACATGAGTATTGGCCGCGATGGTTTGTTTGCGCCACCACATGTTGTAATTTACGTAGGAGCGGTGGTCTCCGGCCTGTTTTCAGCCTACCAGATCCTGAAATTAACATTCACTAAAAATCATCCGGGCCGGGCTCAGGCAGTTCCTTTCTGGGGCGTTTTCTATGGACCATTGGGGGCCATGTTCTGCGTTTGGGGTGCATTGGCTATGTTGACATCAGCACCATTTGACGACTGGTGGCATAATACGTATGGGCTTGATGTTCAGATACTAACCCCACCCCATACAATTCTGGCCATTGGGATCATGACTGTGCAGTTTGGGGCAATGGTTGGTGTATTGGCTTTACAGAATCAATATCGAAACCAAACCGTAAGTGAGATTACTGGCGGTAATCGGCGGCTTTTGCTGCTGAAATGGTTGTTCGCAATTTCAGCAGGGTTGCTGCTGATGATGCTATATACGTTGCTTTCCGAGTCAATGGGAATGCGCGAATCGCACCATTCCAGCTACTATATTACTGCTGCCATCATCTTCCCATTTTACCTGCTGGCCGTAGGGCGCGGTTCCATGCTTCGCTGGCCAATTACGGCTATTACAGGTATCTACATGATTGGTATGCTAGTACCAAGCTGGATTCTGCCCTACTTTCCGGCTACCCCACGGCTTGGTCCCGTTCTCAACCCGATCACCCATTATCAGCCGTTTCTGTTTCCGGTGGTCTTAATTATCCCGGCGCTGGCTCTCGACTGGTTGATGCACCGGGTTGAGCTACCCGCCAATGGAAAACGAAAACTGAATGATTGGGTGCTGGCTCTTTTATATGCTGTAGTATTTATGGTCGTACTACTGGCCGTTCAGTGGCCATTTGGCGATTTTTTGCTCACCTCACCTTTTGCCCACAACGGCTTTTTTCTGTCTAATTCCTGGTCATACGATAGTCCCCCTGATTGGGAATACCGTTATGCTTTTGCCCCCTGGAACATCGAGTCGGCTACTGATTTCTGGATTAGTTTCGGTAAGGCTTTACTATATGCCACGCTGTCGGCCCGTGTTGGTCTACTTTGGGGGAACTGGATGAAACGGGTAGCGAGATGAGATGCATTCAAACAGAAATGGGTATGACTAAGGATACAAGTAGAGTTTACTATCAATTAAAGTGGTTTGTGTTTCTGTGTGCACTCATCAACTCATTGACTTATTCACTGACGGCAACGGCTCATGTGGGTAGTTCGGGCGTGATTGTGCAAAAACAGGCCGGTAAATATCAGTTATTGATTCAGGTCAATCCACCCGATGTGGTGCCCGGAACGGCTAAGGTTACGGTATTTGTTGAACAGGGGCGCGTCAGTAGTATTGGTGCACGGCCAATTTATTTCCGTTCGGGCGATAAAGGTGCGCCAACCCACGATGTGCTGACACCAGTAGGCGACAACCGATATGAAGCTGACCTGTGGTTAATGGCATCGGGCTCGTCGAGCGTTGAACTAAGCATCGATGGACCCGACGGAAAGCAACAAGTTGTTGTGCCCGTGATGGCACTGGCCACCGCTCTGCGTGATATGCCCGCCGGAACGGGCTGGGGACTGGCCGCTATGGGTTTGTTGCTGGTTGTCATGCTGATTACAATTATTGGAGCCAGTAATGCCGACGGAATTGTGGCTCCTGATCAGTCAATTGGTGCAGCACTTCGGCGACGGCGACTGCTCGGAATGAGCATTGGCTTAGTTGTGTTAGTGCTGATTTTGGCCGGATGGCGGTCGTGGTGGAACAGCACATCGGAACAATACCGAACACAACAACTATATCAGCCTTTGCCAATTCATGCATCCGTGAACGTGGCAAATGGCCAGCGTCAGCTGACGATTCAGATTGATACAACCGATTTTAAAAAAAACGGGCGTCGGCGGACACTGAGTTATATCCTTCCTGATCATGGGAAGCTCATGCACGCCTTTTTAGTCAGAATGCCGGGGCTGGATGCGTTCGCGCACTTACATCCGATTCGGCAGGATACATTACACTATAACGTGGCACTCCCGCCTTTGCCGGGGGGTAAATACCTGCTTTATGCGGATGTCGTGTATCGCAGTGGTTTTGCCGAAACTCTGACCGATACGGTAGAAATACCTTCGTTAAAAATTAGCCCCGAAGTTGCTGCAAATGCCAAACCGACGGATCGTGATGACAGCTGGCTCGTAACGGAACCGATGGGCGTAAAAGCCAATGCTGTGAACATGCCGCATCTGGATAACGATATGGTTGTGTGTGGCAAACCTGGTGCCAGCATGAAACTGGAGGATGGTTCCAGTATGCTCTGGATGGACAAAGCGTCGCCGGATCTGGAAGCTGGAAAATTGTATAATCTGAAATTTGCAGTCGCTGATGCACAGGGGAAAGCGGCCCCAT comes from Spirosoma aureum and encodes:
- a CDS encoding helix-turn-helix domain-containing protein encodes the protein MTISPFDLILLLGALQGFILATLLWVNRKGRQLSNRLLATLIASLSLMSFAVGVPVSSRWLSLAIEILPFFLAMPIGPLIYFYTKSVLDPAFRLSKSERRHFYSVILDLGAPLMGWVFIGGLLLGFFPQKEGPTWGYVMDEYNTYVDIPRWISVTIYLFLTKRLLNRQSSPSQDSDTVQQRLRWLRQFINAFLLFQSIWLLFMIPYIVPGWRGPLLDQLGWYPVYVPIAILIYWLGLKGYLNTRSEAISKLPPKSVSSSDLPGETISQVIGLLSTAMHTERLFLDPELTVEKLGQHTRLHPKIISAVLNQHVGKNFNSFINEHRVNEVKQRLTDPAYEYLTLTGIAFECGFNSQATFQRTFKQLAGMSPGEYVAQQKKASLKSGFE